One window of Triticum dicoccoides isolate Atlit2015 ecotype Zavitan chromosome 5A, WEW_v2.0, whole genome shotgun sequence genomic DNA carries:
- the LOC119301719 gene encoding endoribonuclease Dicer homolog 4-like: MVPPVYQEPSIMPINTRTEKELEEKEVLCTHKKPKATGCVAQPLQEIELAIESENKGHGDPSPKESACVVLSNGEANGCSEGHVLGGANEEPEARSRLAQLCSAIGWKSPTYEFQEHGHGHTKLFTCKVSVLVETFTDTVVECISEPKPQKRAAQEQGAEGVLWTLKRLGHVK, translated from the exons ATGGTGCCGCCTGTGTACCAGGAGCCTAGTATCATGCCGATCAATACAAGAACGGAGAAGGAGTTGGAAGAAAAG GAGGTGTTATGCACGCACAAAAAGCCCAAAGCTACAGGGTGTGTTGCCCAACCGCTGCAGGAAATTGAACTCGCCATTGAGAGTGAGAATAAAGGGCATGGTGATCCTTCACCAAAAGAGTCTGCTTGTGTTGTGCTGAGCAATGGTGAAGCAAATGGTTGCAGTGAGGGGCATGTTCTTG GCGGTGCAAATGAAGAACCAGAAGCAAGGTCGAGACTGGCTCAACTCTGCAGTGCAATTGGCTGGAAGAGTCCAACATATGAGTTTCAAGAACATGGACATGGCCATACAAAACT GTTCACATGCAAGGTGAGTGTTCTTGTGGAGACGTTCACAGACACTGTTGTGGAGTGCATCAGTGAGCCCAAACCCCAGAAGAGAGCTGCCCAGGAACAAGGTGCTGAAGGTGTGTTATGGACCCTCAAGCGCCTTGGTCATGTGAAATAG